The genomic DNA CCAGTTGAGCTTTGATCATAGGCATGGTTCTCCAAATCCAAAATCTCTGGTACATCACCTTCTACGGAGCTGCTTTTGGAAGATCCTGTGTCAAGGCTAACTCTTGGACTGTATGACGTTTTGTTTAAAGTTGaaattgatgatgatgatgatgactcTGAGGACCATGAGCAAGCAGGGGATGTGATAGTAAGCAGCTTTGTCCCAGGCACCTTGTTAGTTGACAGATGAGATTTTCCAGATTGACTTTTATTTCCTGGCTCAATTCGTGGTGGTGTTTTGCAGGTAAAACCAGAGGAAGGTGGATTAGCAGTCCTGGAATCAGTTTTTCTTTTGGAGTTGAAGGGACCAATGTTGTTAGAAGTACTGCCAGAATTATCAATTGAGGAAGAAGCTCCTTCTCTCTGAGTTTCTGGTATTTTTGGCAATGGAGCCCCTCTACCTGCAGTGATCAAACTAGGATAAATGATTATTTTATATCACAAGTGTAAACACTTCTACCTTCAAgggaaaaaatgaagaaatataATCAAATGGAAGGTCTTGTTACCAGTTGTGCTTTTAACGTTATCCTTTTCCATTTGGATAAGATTGCTACCCAGAGAAGCCCTCTTGGTTAAAGGTGTTGGGCTAGGACTAGGCTTCCCTAATAGCTTTGTTTGCTTCAAAAGGGAGGTTGCGTCTCCACGTGCGGAAACAGACTTCATTTAGAGAATATAAGTGATGTGTCAATTAAAAATATCATTATCAGATCTATTTTTAATAATTGTTTAAATGACTAAATCAGCATAAAGAAGAAATATGTTCTCTGTAAcgttgaattcaaatacaatTAAAGCTTGATAAGTTGGTTAAATCGTCGTTATAATATTACGAATAGATTGATTTCCCAGTAGTATATGTTCCAGATCTAACTGCTTGCATGATTAGTGAGTCATGTGCATGGTATAGCATAATTAGCATTGATATCTGGACATGTAAACACGCCATCGAGAGTATATTTTGTTTTACATACCTGGGATACTACTGGACATGTGGATGGCTTTTTCACTTTCCCTGGTTTTTGCACACTAACAGTTGGCTTCTTAGAAGCAAGTCTAGGCATCGCCTGAAACTCAACACATTATCTCAGATATTCTTATGATCGTATCAAGGAAACTGAAGCTTTCACGCATTAACTTGGCATACCTTATTTTGAGAAACAACATCTACACCCTTCGAAGCTGAAAAATGAAAGGGCCTGGTTAGTATGGAAAATAAGTCTTCTAAGAAAATAGGCTGGTATGAGAAGTGTGAAGGCAGTGGCACCACaaaggtttcaaaataattCCAGAGTTCCTCAACAGAGGAATATATGTTATATAACAACACCACCTTTACttctctagagagagagagagagagagagagatgccaAAGAAAAGAATTGGTTAAATTCCCTCTATCCCATCAACTTCCAATTTATTTCTACAGTTAGATTGTATCAAGAAAAGAGACAAAGAGGAAGAAACAAGTAAAAATTGTGGCACTAAATTCCATTTCTGCTTCCAATCCTCTCCATCAAGCACAAATTTACGACCTTATAAACCAGGCTAATTCACAAATTTATGAGGGTGTCCGATTAAACAAGAGATCACCGTTTGGTCCAAATCTTTGTCACACATGATCAGTATCGGTAGGTAGGTTTCGGgattggtgaagtatggtacaaacagaaGTATACTTACAACTGCTATTGTTGGTTTCTGTTACTCCCGAACCATCTTTCATACTTTCATTCACTGCTTTGGATGCTTTACTTGATTTCTGGATTGAAGCTCTCACATCTTCAAACAAATTAGCCTCAATACTTTCTAGTGTCAAAGTATCACTTTCTAATGTGGAGATTGAATCAGTGGATCTGTGAACTTCCTCTTGAATTCCAGGTAACATCTTTTTCCCAGTCTTATCTCCTTCAATCATGCAAGACAGCTCCTCGGGATCCAGAACACCTGAATTCACAAAATGTGTATCCCCGCTATTAATTGGAATGCGCATGACAGAAACAACCTAAATCACATTGACCTAAAAACTTCTGAATATCAAATCTGCACACAAGTGTACCTGCACTGGTGAAAAAAGCACTATCCCAAGCTAAACTTTTGCGAAGATTATACTTCCCACTTTGCTTTGTCATTTCAGGTTCCAATGACTCAGAAGGTTCAGTTACTCGCTGGGTTAGCTCAAAATTTTCAGGCACGTCCTCTAGTTTGTTACCGGCCATACCCTCAAACAACTGAAAAATTCTGCTTTCCTGGTCTTCTGCATACCACATTACGAAAGATTATATTAAATGTGACACCAACCACAGAAATAATTGAAAAGCGTTCAGTAACAATAACAGCAATCCAGAAATTATGAAATCGCAAAGGGTACTTTTCTTTTCCTCTCATTGCTCCAGGCACAGCCTTTGCATTACATACTTATACAGCATTACAAATTCAAGACTTGTGAGAAAATCAATTTTTCATGCTTCCACCACACAAACTTAAGCTTTCACTTTCTGATTTAATACTGCGCAAAAACAATTTCCCACCTTCCCCTTTTCGATAACAATACCGATACCAACTTAATCAGGTATCGAATGAACGAAAAGAACAAAATACACCCAAAAATCATATACTTTCAAACAAGAAGAAATCAGTTCAATTTCAACCATTCCGAGCATTGCGCGAACTAGATCAAAATGCTTCTAGAAAAAGCTCCAATTACCtataaatccgaaaaaaaattgaaaaaattccaAATAAATCGTAAAATTGAAAGGACCTGAAATTGAAAACATGTTGTCTCCGGCAAAGGAATTGAGGAGCGAATCGTCCTCGGCCGAGACGTCGATAAGGCTAAGACGCCTCGATTGGCCGGCATCGGTCCTCTTGTTCGTCGACTCAGACTTGTCCATTTTGGAGCTCCAGCGAAATCGAATCGGATTGGATCGGGGTTGCTGCAGTGATGGAAAAAGCGCAGGTCGTTCTGTGGAGAaagtaaaatgaaatgaaatatttGAACAGCGAAGAAGTGGCGGTTCAAATTTggaattataataattaaataaataaaaaggggattttttttttttttttggacaaaataaaaaagggagtTTATGTGTGGGGGAAGGATAATGGGAGCGTCTTGTGTATACTTTGCTCAGGCCGGATTAACGTTGTTTTACTTATTGCATGGGCCCTGTGATAGGCCTAGATATATCCAGTGTTTtaatgttaaatttttatttaaaaatataaaattaagatCTAATAgttaaaacatttaaaaaaattattctccaAGGTGTCCTAAATTTTTTGTTCTCATTCTAATCTCTCAATGTATTTTCCAACATATAATAATTAAAGTATGTCATTTAATACCATGGACTAGTAGTATTGCTCTTCAATTGtaaatgagagatcttaggtttgattctcgccaagggcgaatttgaaccaactAACTCAATATGAGGCTAAACCTACCTCattcccttagtatagataatatcgtttgttgaagaaaaaataatataataatcctaaaatacccctaacaaacaatattctctttttttttttttgttaccattgaaattctattaaaaataagtaaataaatacCTAAACTGTAAGATCTACTTCAACCCttagagtaaaactcaaattttaggttctaaattCAACTtactccaacccttggggcaaatatgagttttaacccaaaacttttataaattcattgaatccaacggctaagatctaatatgtaacatcccacatcggccaacataaagggggtgatgtgccttatatgtacatgcccacctcctatagcacgagaccttttgataactcactgacttcgggttccatcggaacttcgaagttgagctagttcgggcgagagcattcacaggatgggtgactcactgggaagttctcatgtgagttcccagaaacaaaaccgtgaggacgtggtcggggcccaaagctgataatatcgtgctacaacgGAGTGAAATCGGGTCCGGGATGTGGCATAATATGATCcaatccaacggtaaaaaaaaaaaatctaacagtCCAAATTTGAATCCGATAactaaagtaaataaaaaaaaaaaaatcttttatgtgtttcatatttttcatagcGTTCCACAAGTTTCATGATGTtgatttagtaatttttttaatatttatcataatctaaatattttttagttaatattttcacaaaactaaattaaaatagtctgcaaaaaagtttttaaattactttaaaaaaaaatttattttaaatttattttttaataatcttagACTAAAAATTTAGAATCACGTCTACTTTAGCTGTAACTATATTGGTGTTGACCAGATTTGTGAAAAGATCATTAGTGCAAGTAAAGAAGAGTCCATCTGCGTATTCGTCAACATACCCCCGTTTCGAGCAA from Pyrus communis chromosome 17, drPyrComm1.1, whole genome shotgun sequence includes the following:
- the LOC137722001 gene encoding uncharacterized protein, whose product is MDKSESTNKRTDAGQSRRLSLIDVSAEDDSLLNSFAGDNMFSISEDQESRIFQLFEGMAGNKLEDVPENFELTQRVTEPSESLEPEMTKQSGKYNLRKSLAWDSAFFTSAGVLDPEELSCMIEGDKTGKKMLPGIQEEVHRSTDSISTLESDTLTLESIEANLFEDVRASIQKSSKASKAVNESMKDGSGVTETNNSSSSKGVDVVSQNKAMPRLASKKPTVSVQKPGKVKKPSTCPVVSQRTYFFFMLI